One Pullulanibacillus sp. KACC 23026 DNA segment encodes these proteins:
- a CDS encoding GGDEF domain-containing protein: MKKKFVYKHNAIEETLFIYLLLFLLVICPIHLIMNLFLHYPISADYKWIAASLFCFLAFWLVLKKMAIEKIKFIVFIAIVYMIVSKIGVTSGQHVPSSAFYVFLGIVLVNFLYSGVVNWTLSVLQLLMFLTFSIWSPSNGYILPSVLSRSEYRDPFFEILIVMFAATIFLCSYSNALRKERQKLEEKNLVLERLSKVDDLTGLYNRRFLFQYIESCNKSEQQVSLLLLDIDNFKSINDHFGHETGDKVLKQFAECLSNGVKGIGTAGRYGGDEFLVIIENAETHQLKDLALELLNQIHSFPYPHDIRLSVSGGIAILDGDKSLNDVLASADRLLYNVKRTGKNNILLSGDASPVAL, encoded by the coding sequence ATGAAAAAGAAGTTCGTGTACAAGCATAATGCAATAGAAGAAACGTTATTTATTTATCTTCTCCTTTTTCTCCTAGTCATTTGCCCCATTCACCTTATCATGAATCTGTTTCTTCACTATCCAATTTCAGCCGATTATAAATGGATCGCTGCCTCTTTGTTTTGTTTTTTAGCTTTCTGGTTAGTTTTAAAAAAGATGGCCATTGAGAAAATCAAGTTCATCGTCTTTATCGCGATCGTTTATATGATCGTGTCAAAAATTGGGGTGACGTCGGGTCAGCATGTGCCTTCTTCAGCTTTTTATGTTTTTTTAGGTATTGTTTTGGTCAATTTTCTATATTCTGGGGTGGTGAACTGGACACTGTCCGTCTTACAGCTTTTAATGTTTCTCACGTTTTCCATTTGGAGTCCCTCTAATGGTTATATCTTACCGAGCGTTTTATCCAGATCCGAGTATCGGGATCCTTTTTTTGAAATTCTAATAGTGATGTTCGCGGCGACTATCTTTCTTTGTTCGTACTCTAATGCGCTTCGAAAAGAAAGACAGAAGCTTGAAGAAAAGAACCTTGTGCTTGAGCGTCTTTCAAAGGTGGATGACCTAACGGGGCTCTATAATCGCCGTTTTCTTTTTCAGTATATTGAGTCTTGTAATAAGAGTGAGCAACAGGTTTCGCTGCTCTTATTGGATATTGATAACTTCAAATCGATTAATGACCATTTCGGACATGAGACAGGCGATAAGGTATTAAAGCAGTTTGCGGAATGTCTCTCAAATGGTGTGAAAGGAATAGGAACGGCGGGACGCTATGGGGGAGATGAGTTCCTTGTCATTATTGAAAATGCTGAAACACATCAATTAAAGGATTTGGCGTTGGAACTCCTTAATCAAATCCACTCCTTCCCGTATCCTCATGACATTCGCTTGTCAGTCAGCGGCGGTATCGCTATCCTTGATGGCGACAAGAGTCTGAATGACGTTCTAGCAAGCGCTGACCGACTGCTATATAATGTTAAACGAACAGGGAAGAATAACATTTTATTAAGCGGTGATGCTAGCCCGGTAGCTTTATAA